The bacterium DNA segment TAGCTGTTCTAACAATTTGTCAGTATGTTGAATAATATCTGTTAAGGGAAACATAGCACTTTTGATATCCTTGACATGTTGGCCTCCTGCATCTTCTTTTGCGTCAAGTGCTGCTTGTAGCTCAACATCAAGTGCTGCGCGCTTATCAGTTGCGGCCTGTTTTTGCTCAAGTAAATAATCTTTTAGTCGTTGTATTTCTGTTTTTGTTAATTGTGCTGAATTTGCCAGCACCTCCAGGCCTAGAGTAACTATTAAAAGTAATGCATTAATTTTAAATTTTGTCATTACAAACCCTTCTTTTTTATATTTTATATATATTACATTCCTCTTATTGTTCTTATATTTTCAAGTTTCTTTCTTGCTTGCACTGCAGCCCGAGTGACGATATTTGAAACCTGAAATTCGAACGACAGTAGATACTCTTCCAGAATAGATACTGCAGTTTCAATCTCTTCTTGCGTGCATCGCTTGTCATAACTTCGATAGAGCTGTTCAACTAGTAAAATCACGTGCCATGCTTTATCTTCAACCTGTGGCCAGCGAGCAGAAAAAGGATCGATCATATTTTTGTGTACGTCGTCATACTCAAACTGCCATTCAATGGTTAAAATCTCTTTTATCAAAAACCAGCTTTTTTCGAGTTTTCCTTTTAAAAAACTGATTCTCAGAGGTACGGCATCTACAACTGATTGTATGTCCTCATCCAGTGTTTCTAACTGCTTAATAAGCTTTTTAACCTGTTGTCCATCATAGTGCGCGTTTTCTTTGATAAATGCTGTAGGTAAGCTATTTTTTAATTTTTTTAAAAGGGTCATACATTCTTCATATGCATGTTTTTTTGCATGATTTGCTTTTATCTCATATTCAGTGACTCGCTGTTCCAGATAGTTTTGTAACTTCTGGTACTCGGTTGTTGTAAAACCTTTTGACACCTGTCTATTTCTGCTGTACGGATAGGGTTTACTAACCGTATCAAATGATTGACTATGAATCGTTGCAAGGTGTATGAAGCTCGCCGCAGTTGCATACGACAGTATTAAAAAAAAACAAACACCACTTTTTTCCATCTATTATCTGCCCCATTAGGCCCTTGGGATTTCTCATTAATGATTTTATCATTTTTTAGTTTATTTATTCAATAATATTGTTTAAATACATATTTTAAACCTGTTTTTATTATGAATACGAATTTAAAATACTACTCTGAGCTCTGTCTCCATTTACTAGAAACATTGAGATTTAGTTTACCCAGAACTGTTTTTTGAGGGTCTATTACCCTAGGTACATGTACTAGTTTTATAGATTTTTAGCCTCACGATATTTTTTTACTGATTTTGCCAAAAGGCCAGCAAAGTAACCAATAAAAAAGCCGCTGACCATGAAATCTATCTTTTTGTGAACATCGCTAATATGTAATGGCTCGTCTGCATGTAACATTCCCAATGCATATTTAACCCCAAAAAAGAGAGCAACCATGCTTGCACCGTGGTATGCCTGATGAACGGTAGCGGCTTTGAATGCCGACCAGAATATAAAGGGAGTTGCGTAATAAAAGAGATATCCGATCGCTGCACCCACACCCGAGCCGGCTCCCAGATAACAGAGCTCTTCCGCTGACGCATTTTGTATGTTCAAAATGCTTGTGTGGATAATGTTTTTTGCGGTTTTAAACAAGATGGGGATAAGATTAAGTGGATTTGCCTCCGTCTGACCTGTGGTTAAGAGTGCGCCGGCCAGAAACATGCTTATGCACAAAGTCGATCGATTGACGTTGAATAGGGTTTTTGTCATCTGTTTTCCTTGCTGTAAAGTACCTATCACCTACTGTTTAGTAGAACAGAAAAAATAAAAAGCGCAACTTTTTTCAATAAATGTTTATGTTTATATAAAAATTGAAATTATTCAATCAATTAAGCAAGCTGAAAAGCGGCACATGAAGGCATACTGACGCTCATTTTATCGCATGCCAGAGCTGCAATAACTGTTGAAAATCAAGCTGTTGGGCCCTTTTTTGTAAAACCTCTTCTGATAACTGGCTGATTTTCAAAGATGACTCCGCCAGATTATTTTTTAATGTCCTGCGTGGTTGCTTAAAAACTAACTTTATAAAATTCCAAAAATTCTCAGCATCCTCAATTGCGGGGCGCTCTTTTTTTGGTCGAAACGCGATCAGTCGGGATACTACATTCGGCATGGGAAAAAATGAGGCTGGCAGCACCTTGTCAAGGAGTGTAAAATCGAAATAGTATTGATAAAAAAGCGATACGAAACCGTAATCTTTGCCGTTTCCGGCTTTTTTTGCCAGTTTTTGCGCTACCTCTTCCTGAATCATGATAATGCCACGGTCTAAATAATCAGACTGCAGCCGAAAGATTTCCAGAATAGGAAAGGTGATGTTGTATGGCAGATTGGCAACCACTTTCCATAAGCCGTCGTGGACAAAAAAATCATTTTGAATGGTCAGGATATCCTGTATTTTCAGCTCAAACCGGTCATCTTGAATGCTATTTTTGACCTGTGTCGCCCATTGCTGGTCGATTTCAAATGAGCAAAGTTTTTTGATGGGCTCGTCCAACAGTGCCCGAGTCAAAAACCCATCACCACAGCCGATTTCCAACACCGAGTCAGCCTCTGTTAACTGTGCATGTTGGATGATTTTGGCAAGCACGTCATAATCACGTAAAAAATGTTGTCCAAATTTTTTTTTTAAAAGAACACCAGCGCTTTGAGCCATTTTCTCTCTTTTTTAAAAACAGGTCTATGTTTTGGTAAATTTATTAGATAGATTTGCATTGTAACATAAAACTGGTTTAAACACCATATATTTTAAAAAAGTGTAAGGACTTTTTCAGAGTTTAAAAAAATCTTTGTTTGCTTGCGAACCCATTAACGATTAAAAGGCGCATTCCAAAATGATCGAGCTTGAGATTTTTAGGCAAGCGTGTATACTGAAAGCAATCTTTCTCAAATATTTCTAAAGTTTAGGGTCAGTGTTATGAAAAAATGTATGTATGCTTTTGGGTTCAGTTTTCTTTTTACTGGTTGGTGCACGGCGCAGGATCAAAAATCATGGTGGCAGGAACTTAATAAAATAGACCCATCAGTCGCTAGTATTTTTGACGAAGAGAAATTGGACTATGCGGAACAAGGGTGTGAAGAAATAAAATTGAAGTATAAAAATGATCCAGCTGATATTCGTCTTAAAAAATATTTTAAAGAATATTTCGACTTTGATTTACAAAACAGCCAGGAAGACGGGCTTCAGTTTGCTGTTAAAATTATGAATCAGCTTATAAAAGAAGACTATATAGATTGTTTCTATAAGGTGAGAATTTCCCCAGAGAAATGTTCCAGTTTTTATCCATTATTCACTCCTGGTCTGAAATTTTTTAAGGATTCTGTATTAAAAGCAATTCAATAGTCAACACTTTTTATACAATCATTTTAATTTAAAAAAGGGCTTGCGCCATTGCAGGTCCCTTTTTTAATAACAAACACTATTGAGTTAATCGCTCAAGATCTTGAATCATACCTGCGCAGATAAGTCGGTCGTTCAGTTTGATCTGATATTGGGGCGTGACTGTGACGACCAGATCTTTTGTATCTTTAATTCCCACGCAGTGAACATCATAATTTTCAAGAAACCCGATCTCTTTGACTGTTTTTCCAACAAATGATTTGGGAGTTGCAAGCTGTACGACCGCAAACTGCTTGCTAATTCTGACAATGTCTAAAAATGATGCACTGATTCCGTCGGCAACGCGAATGGCAGTATCCTTTTCAGGCAGTACCACACGATCTGCGCCAACCAGTTTTAAAATATCCCGGTGAATTTCTGTAACTGCTCGGGCAATGACTCGCGGAACTTTGAGTCCCTTTTTTAAAAAAACCGCAATGGTGATCGACTGTGCAAGGTTTTCGCCAATGGCAACCACCGCGACATCCATCTCATCAACGCCAAGACTGCGCAAAGAAGCTTCGTCAGTAATATGCATACAGATTGCCTGTGTGACATGATCTTTAATCGATGCAATAATCGATTCATTGCTATCAACTGCCATCACTTCAACACCATTTTCTGCCAATGTGGTGGCTACCTGGTAGCCAAATCGTCCTAATCCAATGACACAACATTTCATAGTTTTTCCTTACTCATCCAAAAGTGACACGCTCTTCTGGATATGAAAAATCGGTTACTTTTCTTGTTTTTGAAGATAAAATTGCGAGCAATAATGTGACAGATCCTATGCGGCCAATGATCATGGTAATCATGATGATAAGTTTTCCAAGCGTTGAAAGCTGTTGCGTCAAACCGCTGCTGATTCCAACGTTTGTAATTGCCATGGTGGTTTCAAAAAGAACATCATGAATCTGCAGATTTGGTTGCACAAGCAACAGGCAGAAACTACTCAAAAAGATCCATGCAATAGTCAAAAAAATGATAGCGCATGCTTTTTGTGCCTGTTCAAACGGAATGGTTCGCCCTTTAATTTCAACCGCAAATCTACTGTTGAGTACTGATCGTATCATTGCCAAAAATACCGCAACTGTGGTTATTTTTACACCACTCCCTGTCGATAGCGGCGCTGCACCGACAAATGCCAAAAGCATTGCCAATAATGAGGTGCCCGGATGCAGGTTGGCCGTCTGATCAAATATCATTCCTGTGCTTCGCATCGAATTTCCATTAAAAAAAGCGATGCCTATTTTTTTCAAAAAGGGAAGACGGGCAAGTGTTCGCGTCCATTCAAGGCATAAAAAAAGCAGCGTGCTTACCGATACAATTAATAGAGTTGCATGAAATACGATTTTGCTTTGCAACGAAAGATGAATCTTTTTTCGTTCGTGTAACAGGTCGGTTTTCTGGTACAGTTCATACCATGCCATAAATCCGATATCGGAGATTAAGATCAAGATCGCCATGACAGTTAAGGCAAAGCCGTTACCCAAAAATATCTGAATATCCGTATCTGGCGCCAACCAGACGCCCGCATTACAAAAAATGCTGACTGCATGGAAAAATGAGAAAAAGACTGCTTGGGCAAAACTGTGATGCGTGTAAAATGTAGGGAATAACAGTACCGTGGCGATAAGTTCGATTGATATGGTAAATAAGGTGATAAAAATAAGAAGCTTTTTTATCTGTGGCCACGAATCGATCTCGAGTAGCTGTCCTGCCATCAGCTGGGTTGCAAGGCCTAGCTCTGCAATCAGGTACATAAATAATAGCGTGAGCGTGATAATGCCGAGGCCGCCGATCTGCATGATACAGAGCAGAATGCATTGGCCAAAAAATGAAAAGCTGTCCAAAGAAACAGTCAGAAGCCCGGTCACGCAGGTGAATGAGGTGGTCGTAAAAAAAAGATCGATCAAAGCGATCGGTTTTGTGGTTGCAGAAGGCAATGATAATAGCAGTACTCCGACCACAATCATTGAAAGAAGTGATAAAATAACAACCCTGCCTGGAGAAAAATCAACCAGTTTTTTACTGCTCATTTTTATATCTCAAAAAAAGTAAGATCTGCATACGTATAAAAAATGTATATAAGAGGTAGCCTACCAAAAATAAAGGATAAGAAAAAGGGCCTGATCAGTTATTCCAATCGTAGACCATTATAACTTCTATTTTAAAAGGTCATTCACATAACTACTGACTTTGTCGATTCCAATACGTTCCTGTGCCAGTGTATCACGATTACGCACGGTAACGCACTGATCATTTGGACTTTCAAAATCGAAAGTAAAACAGGCAGGAACACCAATCTCATCATAGCGACGATACCGTTTTCCGATCGAGCCCGAATCATCAAAAATTGTTTCAATCTCAAGGTTTAATGTATTTTGAAATGCTTTTAATGCAGGTTCTGTCAGCTGCTTGGTGAGCGGCAAGAAGGCTGCTTTGATCGGTGCGATCTGTGGATGCAGTTTTAAAACCGTTCGTTCTTCACCGTCGACCATATCAACCTGATACGCATCAAACAGAATGGTCAAAAAGAGTCGATCAACACCGACTGAACATTCGACCACATGCGGAACAAAACTTGTATTTGTTGCCTCATCATGCACGGAAAGATCTTTTGATGAATGTTTGGAATGTTGTGTCAAATCAAAGTTTCCCCGATGCGCAATACCTTCAAGTTCTTTCCACCCAAAAGGAAACTCATATTCGATATCGCTTGTCTGTTTTGAATAATGGGACAACTCATCTTTTTCATGTGCTCTAAAACGTATTTTGTCCATATTCATACCAATGGCCTGATAAAACGCTTTCCGTTTTTGGCACCAGATATCAAAAAAATGCATCGACTCATCCGGGTGACAAAACCATTCGATCTCCATCTGTTCAAACTCGCGCATACGAAACAGAAACTGTTTTGGGGTGATCTCATTTCTGAACGCTTTTCCAACCTGTGCGATGCCAAACGGAATTTTGACACGATTGGTGCTGTACACATTTTTAAAGTTAGGAAAAATTGCTTGTGCGGTTTCTGGGCGCAGGTATGCAACGGAGCTTGATCCTTGGGCCGCACCAAGTTCTGTTTTGAACATAAGATTAAACTGTCGTACCTCGGTCCAACCCTTGTTGCCGCAGTGTGCACACGGTTTGTTCAGATCAATGTCATCTGCACGGTATCTTTTTTTACAATGCAAACAGTCAACCATCGGATCATGAAAGTTACTTACATGTCCCGATGCGGTCCAGACTCCCTCGTGACCTAATAATGCACCTTCCATAAAAAGTGTCTGATGGCCTTGCAGCTTTACCGATTTTTTCCATGCTTTCCTGATGTTCTCTTTCATCAAAGCACCCAAGTGTCCCATATCGTACACTCCATTTAATCCACCATAAATTTCAGCTGATGGATACACAAAGCCGCGTCGTTTACACAAAGATACGATTGCCTCAAGGGTGGTTGCCATAGAAAATCCTTTTAATTTTTAAAGATGATTATGATTTAGTATATCCTTGCGTGAAAGTAAACGCAAAATCATTCATTTTTGCTTATGTTTTTGTTTTTGTGAAAAAGGTATGGGAAGTTTTTTGAGCTCATTTCATTTCTATTCAATATAACGTTTTTTTGCGGATGGTTGTGTGCTCGACCATCCGCAAAAAAACATAATGTTAAAAAACAAAAAACAGTGATCATGAAACGAAATATGCGCAATCAAAAAAAAAGAAAAAAGAAAAAAACAAACAATCATCTCTTATTGTACATCTGGTAACAAAATGGTACGATTGAGCAGATTTATCCATACAAACAGAAGGAACTGAATGACAGGCAATACTTCATCGATACAAAGGAATGGTATAATTTTTCTTTTTGTTTACAGCATCGTTTTGTCCGGTTTTTTATATTATAAACTGTACTATTTAGAAACGACCATCCATTCAGTGCATATAAAAACTGAAAATCTCAAACAGGACCTTGTAAAACAGGAACAAAGTGAGCCAGAACGTAAACTTGCAGGTGTGGTGCAACAGATGGTAGTCACCTCATCTCAATTGTGGAAGCCTGTACAGGATATGGTCAAGGATACTGTGGTGCAGATATTTTCTCAAATTGCAGCAATCGATATTTTGCAACCTTACAAAACACCCTCGCAAGGAGCAGCATACGGCAGCGGTTTTTTTATTAACGCAGATGGCGACCTGATCACCAATGCTCACGTGGTCACACAGGCAAAAGCGGTATGGATTCAGATTCCTTCGTTGGGTAAACGGATCATTGACGTTGATATTGTGGGCATCAGTCCTGAGCGTGACCTTGCACTGTTACGATTAACAGAAGAAAGCAAAAAAATGATTAATGAAGCCTTGGGTGCGATCCCCTTTTTGCCACTCGGTGACTCTGATAAGGTTTTTCGTTCTGACGATGTTTTGGCGCTTGGATATCCGCTAGGCCAACAGTCATTGAAAAGTACCACAGGTGTTATTAGTGGGCATGAAAGGCATTATATTCAGATGAGTGCACCAATCAATCCGGGTTCGTCTGGCGGTCCATTGTTAAACAGCAAGGGTGAGGTGATCGGCATTAATTCAGCAGGCATCATGGAGGCGCAAAATGTTGGGTATGCCATTCCGATCAATGATTTAAAACTGGTTTTATCAGAACTGTATACTACCCCGTTGTTAAGAAAGCCATTTTTGGGAGTCTTTTTTAACAACGGTTCGGTTGAATTAACTGAATACCTTGGCAATCCTTTGCCTGGCGGTTGTTATGTGGTTGGTGTTTTGCCTGGCAGTACACTCGACAAAGCAGGAGTCCAACGAGGTGATATGATTTATGAGATCAATGGTCATCCGATCGATCTTTTTGGTGAAATGAAAGTGCCATGGAGTGAAGATAAACTTTCAATTATCGATTTTGTTGGTCGCCTGCCAGTTGGCCAGGAGTTAAAACTTGTGTTATACCGAAAAGGCAAACGAATGGAGCTTGCAGTACAGTTTAATATGGCAGTTCAACCAGCAGTGCGAAAAATCTATCCCGGATATGATGAGATTGATTATGAGATTTTCGGTGGCATGGTAGTCATGCCCCTCACTTTGAACCATGTTCATACATTGATTGAAGCAGCACCAGGGCTGGCAGATTTCGCTGATTTCAAGCAACAGGCGAATGCTGCGTTGGTTGTAACGCATGTTTTTCCAAATTCGGTTGTCTATCGAACACGTACCATTACCGTTGGAAGTACATTGGTTGAAGTAAATGGCATTGCCGTTTCAACCTTGGCAGAGCTGCGTGCGGCTTTGAAAAAGGGCATGACCAATAAATTTTTGACCATTACGTCAAAAGACAATGGTACACGCATGG contains these protein-coding regions:
- the rsmA gene encoding ribosomal RNA small subunit methyltransferase A gives rise to the protein MAQSAGVLLKKKFGQHFLRDYDVLAKIIQHAQLTEADSVLEIGCGDGFLTRALLDEPIKKLCSFEIDQQWATQVKNSIQDDRFELKIQDILTIQNDFFVHDGLWKVVANLPYNITFPILEIFRLQSDYLDRGIIMIQEEVAQKLAKKAGNGKDYGFVSLFYQYYFDFTLLDKVLPASFFPMPNVVSRLIAFRPKKERPAIEDAENFWNFIKLVFKQPRRTLKNNLAESSLKISQLSEEVLQKRAQQLDFQQLLQLWHAIK
- a CDS encoding TrkA family potassium uptake protein, coding for MKCCVIGLGRFGYQVATTLAENGVEVMAVDSNESIIASIKDHVTQAICMHITDEASLRSLGVDEMDVAVVAIGENLAQSITIAVFLKKGLKVPRVIARAVTEIHRDILKLVGADRVVLPEKDTAIRVADGISASFLDIVRISKQFAVVQLATPKSFVGKTVKEIGFLENYDVHCVGIKDTKDLVVTVTPQYQIKLNDRLICAGMIQDLERLTQ
- a CDS encoding glycine--tRNA ligase; amino-acid sequence: MATTLEAIVSLCKRRGFVYPSAEIYGGLNGVYDMGHLGALMKENIRKAWKKSVKLQGHQTLFMEGALLGHEGVWTASGHVSNFHDPMVDCLHCKKRYRADDIDLNKPCAHCGNKGWTEVRQFNLMFKTELGAAQGSSSVAYLRPETAQAIFPNFKNVYSTNRVKIPFGIAQVGKAFRNEITPKQFLFRMREFEQMEIEWFCHPDESMHFFDIWCQKRKAFYQAIGMNMDKIRFRAHEKDELSHYSKQTSDIEYEFPFGWKELEGIAHRGNFDLTQHSKHSSKDLSVHDEATNTSFVPHVVECSVGVDRLFLTILFDAYQVDMVDGEERTVLKLHPQIAPIKAAFLPLTKQLTEPALKAFQNTLNLEIETIFDDSGSIGKRYRRYDEIGVPACFTFDFESPNDQCVTVRNRDTLAQERIGIDKVSSYVNDLLK
- a CDS encoding trypsin-like peptidase domain-containing protein, producing MTGNTSSIQRNGIIFLFVYSIVLSGFLYYKLYYLETTIHSVHIKTENLKQDLVKQEQSEPERKLAGVVQQMVVTSSQLWKPVQDMVKDTVVQIFSQIAAIDILQPYKTPSQGAAYGSGFFINADGDLITNAHVVTQAKAVWIQIPSLGKRIIDVDIVGISPERDLALLRLTEESKKMINEALGAIPFLPLGDSDKVFRSDDVLALGYPLGQQSLKSTTGVISGHERHYIQMSAPINPGSSGGPLLNSKGEVIGINSAGIMEAQNVGYAIPINDLKLVLSELYTTPLLRKPFLGVFFNNGSVELTEYLGNPLPGGCYVVGVLPGSTLDKAGVQRGDMIYEINGHPIDLFGEMKVPWSEDKLSIIDFVGRLPVGQELKLVLYRKGKRMELAVQFNMAVQPAVRKIYPGYDEIDYEIFGGMVVMPLTLNHVHTLIEAAPGLADFADFKQQANAALVVTHVFPNSVVYRTRTITVGSTLVEVNGIAVSTLAELRAALKKGMTNKFLTITSKDNGTRMADPIFVVLEYQKMLSQEKKFASDYRYPLSTTMKELLATFEKRQAFAGAFAQSSKLVKT